GGGCCAAGGTGGCGGTGCAGGCCGCGGCGCGGAGGACTTGTCGCATCGAATCAAGGTGTGCCCGGCGGTGCGGATGCACAATCGCGTGTCTCCGGCAGGCCGCAGGTGGCCACAGGAGCTGATCTGGAGTCTTGCTTCGCCTCTCCGGGTGTTCTATGTTACTGTGCCATCAATAACTTACGGGGGTCTTCGCGGCTCCCACTGGTCGCTCCCCGAACCGGAAAAGACGCACGCCGGAATGCGCTGGCCCTCATTCAAGCTCGGGTCGTTTCTTCCCGCCAACGAAATCGCCGTTGATCTCGGCACCTGCAACACGTTGATCTACGTGCGGGGCGAGGGGATCGTGCTCAACGAGCCCTCCGTCGTCGCGATAGAGAAGTCCACCGGCAAGATCAAGGGCATCGGTCTCGAGGCCAAGCGCATGCTGGGCCGCACCCCGGACGGCGTCTCCGCGGTGCGCCCGATGAGGGACGGCGTGATCGCGGACTTCGACGTGACCGAGAAGATGCTGCGATACTTCCTCTCGTCCATCATCAACAAGCACTACTTCCCGGTGAAGCCCAAGGTGATCGTCTGCGTGCCCAGCGGGATCACCGAGGTGGAGAAGCGGGCGGTGCGCGACAGCGCGCAGTCTGCCGGCGCCAAGGAAGTGTACATGGTGGCCGAGCCGATGGCGGCGGCGATCGGCGTGGGCTTGCCCATCGAGACACCCACCGGCAACATGGTGATAGACATCGGCGGCGGCACCACGGAGATCGCGGTCATCGCGCTCTCGGGCATCGTGTGCGACGCGTCGATCCGCACCGGCGGCGACGAGATGGACACGGCCATCGTGCAGTTCATGCGCAAGAACTACAACCTGCTGATAGGCGAGCCGACGGCGGAGCGGATAAAGATCGAGATCGGGAGCGCCGCGCCCGTGGGCGAGGAGCGCGAGATGGAGGTCAAGGGACGCGACCTCGTCTCCGGCATCCCGAAGACGGTGCGCGTCCACTCGAGCGAGATCCGGGAGGCGATCCAGGAGCCGGTACAGCAGATCGTGGACGCGGTGCGCCGCGCGCTCGAGATCACGCCGCCCGAGCTGGCGAG
The DNA window shown above is from Gemmatimonadales bacterium and carries:
- a CDS encoding rod shape-determining protein gives rise to the protein MRWPSFKLGSFLPANEIAVDLGTCNTLIYVRGEGIVLNEPSVVAIEKSTGKIKGIGLEAKRMLGRTPDGVSAVRPMRDGVIADFDVTEKMLRYFLSSIINKHYFPVKPKVIVCVPSGITEVEKRAVRDSAQSAGAKEVYMVAEPMAAAIGVGLPIETPTGNMVIDIGGGTTEIAVIALSGIVCDASIRTGGDEMDTAIVQFMRKNYNLLIGEPTAERIKIEIGSAAPVGEEREMEVKGRDLVSGIPKTVRVHSSEIREAIQEPVQQIVDAVRRALEITPPELASDIVDRGIVMTGGGSLIRGLDILLSHETSLPIHVDEDPLTCVVRGTGRILDDPEKYRTVLTT